The proteins below come from a single Prolixibacter sp. NT017 genomic window:
- the nadB gene encoding L-aspartate oxidase: MKTLEFDFVIIGSGLAGLISAYHAANHGTVALISKSELDVSNSYHAQGGIAVAIDKDDRPENHFRDTLTAGRGLCDHDAVDILVKEGQQCIQEIISCGMEFDHDESGELFLGLEGGHTHRRILHAGGDATGKMMTSFMLKKVLEKKNISTFDYTAAVRILVDENHCLGVQTLQFISGENILFKGKATVMATGGLSRLYTRSTNPHTATGDGIALAWRAGIKMADMEFIQFHPSALSLPGEDAFLVSEAVRGEGARLLDVNGERFMEGIHPLAELAPRDVVAAAIFRQMKKTGSSYVYLSLKHLDAEYIRNRFQSIDAHLTKLGIDMTRDLIPVAPAAHYMVGGIRTDLWGQTSMPGLYACGEVASTGVMGANRLASNSLLECLVYGKRAIEKARRNLQEIKTTEEPAPIFLNKETDKEFLSAKNELADLMNSQVGILRNHEGLKSALEEVNQLSSKYDRPSNDYNHHKIRNLTDICRLIIQSAILRKESRGGHIREDHPEEVAEQAKHIIQQLGKDIQYEPVRIKK; this comes from the coding sequence ATGAAGACCCTTGAATTTGATTTTGTTATTATTGGCAGTGGATTGGCCGGATTAATCTCCGCTTATCATGCTGCGAACCATGGAACTGTTGCTTTAATTTCCAAATCAGAGCTGGATGTGAGCAATTCATATCACGCTCAGGGAGGAATTGCTGTAGCCATTGACAAAGACGACCGCCCCGAGAACCATTTTCGGGACACGCTAACCGCCGGCAGAGGCCTTTGCGACCACGACGCCGTGGACATTTTGGTCAAAGAAGGCCAACAGTGCATCCAAGAGATCATTTCCTGTGGGATGGAATTCGACCACGATGAAAGCGGCGAATTATTTCTTGGTTTGGAAGGAGGTCACACACACCGGAGAATTTTGCATGCCGGTGGTGATGCCACCGGAAAGATGATGACCAGCTTCATGCTGAAAAAAGTCCTCGAGAAGAAAAACATTTCCACTTTCGACTACACGGCAGCTGTTCGCATTTTGGTCGACGAAAATCATTGCCTCGGAGTACAGACTTTGCAGTTCATTAGTGGCGAGAATATTCTCTTTAAAGGGAAAGCTACTGTAATGGCTACAGGCGGATTGTCCCGCCTTTACACCCGCTCAACCAATCCACATACAGCCACCGGAGACGGAATCGCATTGGCATGGCGTGCCGGCATAAAGATGGCCGATATGGAGTTTATCCAGTTTCATCCGTCTGCACTTTCCCTACCGGGAGAAGACGCCTTCCTGGTAAGTGAAGCGGTTCGTGGCGAAGGTGCCAGACTACTCGATGTGAATGGCGAACGGTTTATGGAAGGAATACATCCGTTGGCCGAACTGGCTCCACGCGATGTCGTAGCAGCGGCCATCTTCCGGCAGATGAAAAAGACAGGTTCCTCCTATGTTTATTTGAGCCTCAAACATCTCGATGCTGAATACATCCGCAACCGGTTCCAGTCCATCGATGCCCACCTCACCAAATTGGGAATCGATATGACCCGTGATTTAATTCCGGTAGCACCGGCTGCTCATTATATGGTTGGCGGCATTCGCACCGATTTGTGGGGACAAACCAGTATGCCCGGTTTATATGCGTGTGGCGAGGTCGCTTCAACCGGTGTAATGGGGGCAAATCGGTTGGCAAGCAACTCTCTTCTCGAATGTCTCGTCTATGGAAAGAGAGCCATCGAAAAAGCACGAAGAAATTTGCAGGAAATCAAAACAACAGAAGAGCCGGCCCCCATCTTCCTGAACAAGGAAACAGACAAGGAATTCCTTTCGGCGAAAAATGAGCTGGCTGATTTAATGAATTCGCAAGTAGGCATTTTGCGCAACCACGAAGGACTGAAGTCAGCTCTTGAAGAGGTCAACCAATTGTCGTCGAAATACGATAGACCGTCGAATGACTACAATCACCATAAGATTAGGAATCTGACAGACATCTGCCGGTTAATCATTCAATCGGCAATCCTGAGAAAAGAGAGCAGAGGTGGTCACATTCGTGAAGATCACCCGGAAGAAGTAGCAGAGCAGGCAAAACACATCATTCAGCAATTAGGAAAAGATATTCAATACGAACCTGTAAGAATAAAAAAGTGA
- the nadC gene encoding carboxylating nicotinate-nucleotide diphosphorylase has translation MSILNFDVIDPIIDYALKEDIGDGDITTNTVIPGETQTTATMTAKADGVVAGLPVAERVFRKLNPDIEWTTYIEDGSFVKKGDVLVQVKGSFRALLTGERLALNFLQRMSGIATETSRYVKVVEEYKTEILDTRKTVPGLRLLDKYAVKMGGGTNHRIGLYDMVMIKDNHIKVAGGITKAVEAIRPTISDHIKIEVETTNLEEVEEAIAAGADIIMLDNMDNETMKLAVELVNGRAKVEASGNMTLERLKGVAATGVDFISIGALTHSVTALDISMNIDVNQK, from the coding sequence ATGAGTATACTGAATTTTGACGTCATCGATCCCATCATTGACTATGCGCTGAAAGAGGATATCGGTGACGGTGATATTACCACAAACACAGTGATACCGGGAGAAACGCAGACGACAGCTACCATGACAGCCAAAGCGGATGGTGTGGTTGCCGGACTTCCTGTTGCTGAAAGGGTATTCCGTAAACTGAATCCGGACATTGAATGGACTACTTATATCGAGGATGGCAGTTTTGTGAAGAAAGGCGATGTACTCGTTCAGGTTAAAGGTTCTTTTCGTGCCCTGTTGACCGGAGAAAGGCTCGCACTTAATTTCCTGCAACGAATGAGCGGAATTGCTACCGAAACATCCAGGTACGTAAAAGTCGTGGAAGAATACAAGACCGAAATTCTCGATACCCGGAAAACAGTTCCCGGACTCAGGTTACTGGATAAATACGCTGTAAAAATGGGTGGCGGCACCAATCACCGCATTGGTTTATACGACATGGTGATGATTAAAGACAATCATATCAAAGTAGCCGGAGGTATTACCAAAGCAGTTGAAGCCATCAGGCCAACCATTTCAGACCATATTAAAATAGAGGTCGAAACCACTAATCTCGAAGAAGTGGAAGAAGCCATTGCCGCCGGTGCCGACATCATCATGCTGGACAACATGGACAATGAAACCATGAAGCTTGCTGTGGAACTGGTCAATGGCCGGGCCAAGGTGGAGGCTTCTGGTAACATGACACTGGAACGGCTGAAAGGAGTTGCCGCTACCGGAGTCGATTTTATTTCCATCGGAGCCCTGACCCACAGTGTAACCGCACTGGATATTAGTATGAATATAGATGTAAATCAAAAATAA
- a CDS encoding SurA N-terminal domain-containing protein, which produces MATLQKIRNQAGVLVAVIIGLALLAFILGDMLRSGRSLLRGKQMEIAEIAGKSIDYKEFQQKLDELTEIYKMNSGTNSVDQKTLDQIREQTWQNMVRHYVMTGIYKDLGIGVSSDELFDMVQGNNISPIVQQLFRDPQTGQVNRSAVLQFLKHLETNGTAQQKAYWLFMEKQIVSQREFTKYNDLVSKGLYVTTGEAKQDVANKNHQVDINFIAKTYASVPDSAVTVSDAAMQTYYNNHQELYKQDAARRIEYVVFPVEPSESDKASTHQWIENIKTEFASANDDVAFVNVNSDVPFDDSFYKKDELSPELGDFAFSGKVGDIYGPYKEGGTWKLTKIEKFENLPDSVKARHILIRVTSQADAPKAQALADSLKTLIQKGANFATLAEKYSQDPGSANNGGDLGWFRRGTMVKAFNDAAFSAKVNEVKEVKTQYGIHLLQVTKRGKTAPNVQLATISRKIEPSSQTYQDVYSQASKFAGENQTEDAFNKAIAKEGLDKRYATIKEDQQNINGLKDARILIRSAFNNSEVGKLVVSYEGTPIFELGDNFVIAVVTGIQEKGIAPFSAVKDRVELAVRKQQKGDYIAKQMEGKSNLVALAAALNVNEKQAQNLTFNSYSVPGAGVEPAVIGAATTLGLHKVSNPIKGNNGVYMLEVTNIKQGTDTDIAGDKAQLMMTQSYQANTQAFETLKKESDIVDKRSKFY; this is translated from the coding sequence ATGGCAACATTACAGAAAATTAGGAACCAGGCTGGTGTTCTGGTTGCAGTAATTATTGGTTTGGCTCTGTTGGCGTTCATTCTGGGCGATATGCTTCGTTCCGGACGTTCGCTTTTGCGGGGAAAACAGATGGAAATTGCTGAGATTGCCGGAAAAAGTATCGACTACAAAGAGTTCCAGCAGAAACTTGACGAACTGACCGAGATTTACAAAATGAATTCGGGAACGAATTCCGTTGATCAAAAAACACTGGATCAGATTCGTGAGCAAACCTGGCAAAACATGGTCCGTCACTACGTGATGACCGGTATTTATAAAGACCTGGGAATCGGTGTAAGTTCTGATGAACTTTTCGATATGGTTCAGGGAAATAACATTAGTCCCATTGTTCAACAGCTTTTCCGCGATCCGCAAACCGGCCAGGTAAACCGTTCGGCTGTCCTTCAATTCCTGAAACATCTGGAAACGAATGGAACAGCACAGCAAAAAGCTTATTGGCTGTTTATGGAAAAACAAATTGTTTCGCAACGTGAATTCACGAAGTACAACGATTTGGTATCAAAGGGACTTTATGTTACCACCGGAGAAGCGAAGCAAGATGTAGCCAACAAAAATCATCAGGTTGACATCAATTTTATTGCAAAAACATACGCATCCGTACCCGATAGTGCTGTCACTGTATCCGATGCTGCAATGCAGACCTACTACAACAATCATCAGGAATTGTACAAGCAGGATGCTGCGCGCCGGATCGAATATGTGGTCTTCCCTGTAGAGCCCTCGGAATCGGATAAGGCAAGTACTCACCAATGGATCGAGAACATTAAAACTGAATTTGCCAGTGCCAACGATGACGTGGCATTTGTCAATGTCAATTCCGATGTTCCTTTCGATGATTCCTTTTACAAGAAGGATGAATTGTCGCCTGAGTTGGGTGATTTCGCATTCAGCGGAAAAGTAGGTGATATCTACGGTCCGTATAAAGAGGGCGGAACCTGGAAGCTGACGAAAATAGAGAAGTTCGAAAACCTTCCCGATTCAGTCAAAGCACGTCATATTCTGATTCGTGTTACCAGTCAGGCTGATGCGCCTAAAGCGCAGGCTTTGGCCGACAGTCTGAAAACACTGATTCAGAAAGGTGCTAATTTTGCAACGCTGGCAGAGAAATACTCACAGGACCCGGGTTCTGCGAACAATGGCGGTGATCTAGGTTGGTTCCGTCGCGGAACGATGGTGAAAGCATTTAACGATGCGGCTTTCTCAGCCAAAGTGAATGAAGTAAAAGAGGTAAAAACCCAGTATGGTATTCACCTGCTTCAGGTTACCAAACGCGGAAAAACAGCTCCAAACGTTCAGTTGGCCACCATCAGTCGTAAGATTGAGCCAAGTAGCCAGACTTACCAGGATGTTTACTCCCAGGCTTCGAAATTCGCGGGTGAAAACCAAACGGAAGATGCGTTTAACAAGGCTATAGCCAAAGAGGGACTTGATAAGCGATATGCAACCATCAAAGAGGACCAGCAAAACATCAATGGCCTCAAAGATGCCCGGATCCTGATTCGCTCGGCGTTTAACAATTCGGAAGTTGGCAAACTTGTTGTCAGCTACGAAGGAACACCAATCTTCGAACTGGGAGACAATTTCGTTATCGCTGTAGTTACCGGAATCCAGGAAAAAGGTATCGCTCCTTTCTCAGCTGTAAAAGACCGCGTTGAACTCGCAGTAAGGAAGCAGCAGAAAGGTGATTACATTGCTAAGCAGATGGAAGGCAAATCCAACCTGGTAGCGTTAGCAGCTGCATTGAATGTGAACGAGAAACAGGCTCAGAACCTGACCTTCAATTCTTATTCAGTTCCGGGTGCCGGTGTTGAACCTGCTGTTATCGGAGCAGCTACCACACTTGGTTTGCACAAAGTTTCGAACCCGATTAAAGGTAACAACGGCGTGTATATGCTGGAAGTAACCAATATTAAGCAAGGTACCGATACTGACATTGCCGGAGACAAAGCTCAGCTGATGATGACTCAGAGCTACCAGGCCAATACGCAGGCTTTCGAAACTCTGAAGAAAGAATCTGATATCGTTGACAAACGGTCGAAATTCTATTAA
- the lptC gene encoding LPS export ABC transporter periplasmic protein LptC, which yields MKQQKYDSVNTTAYKFKILIKSSIAALSLGAAMLLLSCQSKVEADLPSKLIEQEELPTVDANNFEMTYTDSGVVRYRLTTPRLLQYDNKKEPYTEFPDGFHIVEFDKNEKITSGISANYGKHFEKEQKWVAIGNVVAVNADGDTLKTEKLTWLQKEKRIFSDKYVRIIRSDQVITGIGLESDENLKNWKILQPKGTLYVNEDQ from the coding sequence ATGAAACAACAAAAGTACGACTCCGTTAATACTACGGCATATAAATTTAAAATACTGATTAAGTCAAGCATTGCTGCCCTTTCATTAGGAGCAGCAATGCTTCTTTTGTCTTGTCAGTCCAAGGTTGAAGCTGACCTTCCTTCAAAGCTGATTGAGCAGGAAGAATTACCGACAGTCGATGCCAACAATTTCGAGATGACTTACACTGACTCTGGTGTGGTGCGTTACCGACTGACAACCCCGCGTCTGCTTCAGTACGATAATAAAAAAGAACCTTACACCGAATTTCCTGACGGTTTTCATATTGTTGAGTTCGATAAGAACGAGAAGATTACTTCCGGCATTTCAGCCAACTACGGCAAACACTTCGAGAAAGAGCAAAAATGGGTGGCTATTGGTAATGTGGTGGCAGTGAATGCTGATGGGGATACGTTGAAGACCGAAAAGCTGACCTGGTTGCAAAAGGAAAAACGAATTTTCTCCGATAAATATGTGCGCATCATCCGGAGCGACCAGGTGATTACCGGTATCGGTCTCGAGTCGGATGAAAATCTAAAAAACTGGAAAATTCTTCAACCGAAAGGAACGCTTTACGTAAACGAAGATCAATAA
- a CDS encoding type III pantothenate kinase: MNLVIDIGNSRTKLAVFDLDRLVEIIQLEEVDREVISRLKTKYSQLDKAILSSVTQHDSALLQLLQTEFSYFLELSATTPVPIKNNYGSKATLGLDRLAAAVGATGLFPGKNLLIIDAGTAITYDVVDKEKGFLGGNISPGLRTRFRSLHHFTGRLPLLAPTDQWPDIGTTTEEAIHSGVQTGIISEVESVINKVKSSWPDLRIIMTGGDAEFFDKKLKSSIFVKFEITLLGLNRILEYNVKND, translated from the coding sequence TTGAATCTGGTAATCGACATAGGAAATAGTCGCACCAAACTGGCCGTGTTTGACCTGGATCGATTGGTTGAAATTATTCAACTGGAAGAGGTTGACCGCGAAGTGATTTCTCGGTTGAAAACCAAGTACTCGCAGTTGGACAAAGCTATTCTTTCGTCGGTAACCCAACATGATTCAGCGCTACTTCAACTCCTGCAAACGGAGTTCTCTTATTTTTTGGAACTTTCAGCGACAACGCCTGTCCCAATCAAGAACAATTACGGGTCAAAAGCAACACTCGGTCTCGACCGTTTGGCTGCAGCCGTAGGTGCGACTGGCCTTTTCCCCGGCAAGAACCTGCTCATAATTGATGCAGGAACCGCTATTACCTACGATGTAGTTGACAAGGAGAAAGGCTTCCTGGGCGGAAATATCTCACCGGGCCTCCGAACCCGGTTCCGTTCGTTACACCATTTCACAGGGCGCCTTCCGCTACTCGCGCCAACAGACCAATGGCCCGATATCGGCACAACAACCGAAGAAGCCATTCACAGCGGAGTGCAAACCGGCATTATTTCGGAAGTGGAAAGCGTGATTAACAAGGTGAAATCCAGCTGGCCGGATTTAAGAATAATTATGACTGGGGGCGATGCTGAATTCTTTGATAAAAAGTTAAAAAGTTCCATCTTTGTAAAATTTGAAATTACCCTGCTGGGGTTGAACCGAATCCTCGAATATAATGTCAAAAACGATTAG
- a CDS encoding efflux RND transporter periplasmic adaptor subunit, which yields MSKRRIIIVSVGLIVLLGFSFVLMQVLVGMKPEPPRKAEEVVKRFVKAKPVAYHTVTASVKAPGRVLATKEVMLVAEASGRIEPGEVVLKKGARFSKGQKLLNIYKDEAEMALRSRKSQFLNSLANMLPDIKIDYPDFYGQFQQFFSSVRLDRDLPNLPTVTIGNNEQLKVFLASRNILSDYYSIKKDEMALKRYTLYAPFDGTFTQVNFEAGAFVNMGTQLAKMISTSNLEVEVPVENRQSEWIKVGSPAIIHSASRNKNWQGHVVRKADFVAPSTQSRSIFVKVDPDNARDVLSGEYLDVEFKGQEIPDAMEIQRSAVFNSNIVFTVVDGRLKKEPINLIKYNEETIVFNGLEPGTELVVEPLINAKEKTEVEIIR from the coding sequence ATGTCGAAGAGAAGAATAATAATTGTCAGCGTTGGCCTGATTGTACTTTTGGGCTTTTCGTTTGTCCTGATGCAGGTTTTGGTGGGAATGAAACCAGAACCTCCGAGAAAAGCCGAAGAAGTTGTGAAAAGATTTGTGAAGGCTAAACCGGTTGCCTACCACACGGTTACTGCTTCGGTGAAAGCACCGGGACGGGTACTGGCAACAAAGGAAGTGATGTTGGTTGCCGAAGCTTCGGGGCGGATTGAACCGGGCGAAGTAGTCTTGAAGAAAGGAGCCCGTTTTAGCAAAGGACAGAAACTATTGAATATCTATAAAGATGAGGCTGAGATGGCACTGCGTTCGCGAAAATCTCAATTCCTGAACAGCCTGGCCAATATGCTTCCGGATATTAAAATTGACTATCCTGATTTTTATGGTCAATTCCAGCAGTTTTTCTCATCCGTTCGCCTGGATCGCGATTTGCCCAATCTGCCTACCGTGACTATCGGAAATAATGAGCAGTTAAAAGTTTTTCTGGCCAGCCGGAATATTCTGAGCGATTACTATTCCATTAAGAAAGATGAGATGGCATTGAAGCGTTACACGCTGTATGCTCCGTTCGACGGAACATTTACACAGGTGAATTTTGAAGCGGGCGCTTTCGTGAACATGGGGACACAGCTGGCAAAGATGATCAGTACCAGCAACCTGGAGGTTGAAGTACCGGTGGAAAACCGACAGAGCGAATGGATTAAGGTGGGCTCTCCGGCCATTATTCACTCAGCAAGTCGCAATAAAAACTGGCAGGGACACGTGGTTCGCAAAGCGGATTTTGTCGCTCCCAGTACACAGTCGAGGAGCATCTTTGTAAAGGTCGATCCGGATAACGCTCGCGATGTTCTTTCGGGCGAATACCTGGATGTGGAATTCAAAGGACAGGAAATTCCCGATGCCATGGAGATTCAGCGAAGCGCCGTGTTCAATTCCAATATTGTTTTCACGGTAGTGGACGGGCGCTTAAAAAAGGAACCTATCAACCTGATTAAGTACAACGAGGAGACAATTGTGTTCAACGGCTTGGAGCCGGGAACCGAACTCGTGGTGGAACCATTAATTAATGCGAAGGAAAAAACCGAGGTAGAGATTATCAGGTAA
- a CDS encoding hemolysin family protein: MNVFLIIFGTLAASAFFSGMEMAFVSSDKLRLELEKNRNFLNSRLLTLYTRKPGHYIATMLLGNNVALVVYGIAFAKMLDPIVTPIVTNDTLSLITQTLLSTLVILFVAEFLPKTLFRLKPNLALNIFAIPVGIFYLLFYPITWFTMEISRLLLRKVFKTEIVQEQEQLVFGRVDLNKFIGESEASAGEVSETVENEIKLFKNALDFSKVKLRECLVPRPEIEAVEVDTPMDDLRQRFIETGFSKIIVFNESIDNVIGYFHSSDLFHNQENIKTSLRKVIFVPETMEASKLLTKFLHEHKSLAVVVDEFGGTAGIVTTEDILEEIFGEIEDEHDTVELVERKIDDKHYIFSGRMKIDQINEKYFLGLPVDDNYETIAGYILHQYGSIPTMNTIIDIDKFQFKVLRGSKTRIELIELKILDNT; the protein is encoded by the coding sequence ATGAACGTTTTTCTAATCATATTTGGAACACTTGCCGCTTCCGCCTTTTTTTCCGGGATGGAAATGGCATTTGTATCTTCCGATAAACTGCGCCTTGAGTTAGAAAAAAACAGGAACTTTTTAAACAGCAGGCTACTCACTCTGTATACCCGGAAACCTGGGCATTACATCGCCACGATGCTTCTTGGCAACAACGTGGCACTGGTCGTTTACGGTATCGCATTTGCCAAAATGCTGGACCCCATCGTCACTCCCATTGTTACTAACGACACGCTTTCGCTAATCACTCAGACACTCCTCTCGACCCTCGTTATTCTCTTCGTGGCGGAATTTCTGCCCAAAACGCTTTTTCGGTTAAAACCGAACCTTGCCCTGAATATTTTCGCCATCCCGGTAGGCATTTTTTACCTCCTTTTCTATCCAATCACCTGGTTCACCATGGAGATATCCAGGTTACTGCTCAGGAAAGTATTCAAAACAGAAATTGTACAAGAGCAGGAGCAATTGGTATTTGGCCGCGTCGATCTGAATAAGTTCATCGGCGAGAGTGAAGCTTCGGCAGGGGAAGTTTCCGAAACAGTTGAAAATGAAATCAAGCTATTCAAAAATGCACTCGATTTTTCAAAAGTAAAATTGAGAGAATGCCTTGTGCCGAGACCTGAAATTGAAGCAGTAGAGGTTGATACCCCCATGGATGATCTACGCCAGCGTTTCATCGAAACTGGTTTTTCCAAAATCATTGTTTTCAACGAGAGCATCGATAATGTCATCGGCTACTTCCATTCATCTGACCTCTTTCACAATCAGGAAAACATTAAAACTTCTCTCCGAAAAGTCATCTTTGTACCGGAAACCATGGAAGCCAGCAAGCTGCTAACGAAATTTCTGCATGAGCACAAAAGTCTGGCCGTTGTCGTTGATGAGTTTGGAGGAACCGCAGGCATCGTTACCACCGAAGATATTTTGGAAGAAATTTTTGGAGAGATTGAAGATGAGCACGACACAGTTGAGTTGGTCGAACGCAAGATTGACGACAAGCATTACATCTTCTCGGGTCGAATGAAAATCGACCAGATCAACGAAAAATATTTCCTCGGTTTACCGGTTGACGACAACTACGAAACCATCGCCGGATACATTCTTCATCAGTACGGAAGTATTCCCACCATGAATACCATTATAGACATCGACAAATTTCAGTTTAAAGTATTGAGAGGATCCAAGACGAGAATTGAGCTCATTGAACTGAAAATATTGGATAACACGTAA